The following are from one region of the Nostoc cf. commune SO-36 genome:
- a CDS encoding PPC domain-containing protein, which translates to MNKVFAAGLKQLIIIPAMLLGIGISTSAAFAQNKLYSPIPLSNSTEISDSLSDKDIPTGQGGFARDYTVKLDKGDNLAVDLSSENFDSIITLLAPNGSTLAENDDGPDGSSNSLLFTRIVETGNYVIRVRSFGETGVGVFKLKVTKLQPIK; encoded by the coding sequence ATGAATAAAGTTTTTGCGGCGGGTTTAAAACAACTCATCATTATTCCTGCCATGTTGCTGGGAATAGGCATAAGTACAAGTGCGGCTTTTGCTCAAAATAAGTTGTATAGTCCAATTCCTTTATCTAACAGTACTGAAATTAGTGATAGTCTCTCAGATAAAGATATACCCACAGGTCAAGGTGGGTTTGCCCGTGATTACACGGTGAAGTTAGATAAGGGCGATAATTTAGCGGTTGACCTGTCATCGGAAAACTTTGACAGTATTATCACATTATTAGCACCTAATGGTTCAACTCTGGCAGAAAATGATGATGGCCCTGATGGTAGTAGCAATTCCTTACTGTTTACTCGCATCGTAGAGACAGGGAATTATGTTATTCGTGTCCGGTCTTTTGGGGAAACTGGGGTTGGGGTTTTTAAACTCAAGGTGACAAAGCTGCAACCGATTAAATGA
- a CDS encoding LuxR C-terminal-related transcriptional regulator — MTNSLHAVFHAIANVQNEQELRLALTDKIGEHFSVQNWGIYLLDEQPSTEINVSGIPAVCLESNPVGRYVVERHAPAHEQLLLSPAAWKHFCSRSDHEHVMTGPIVYDGRLVGTLNLARDKGNPAFNGNDLADLSALCIHLSAKMATLRTKPKISNSLLTSPLTARELEIAELVAQGLTNAEIGEKLWITQNSVKQALKRMFRKLKVSARAEMVAKLQDIQVS; from the coding sequence ATGACTAATTCTCTCCACGCTGTATTTCATGCGATCGCCAATGTCCAGAATGAGCAAGAATTAAGACTAGCTCTCACGGATAAAATTGGTGAGCATTTTAGCGTGCAAAATTGGGGCATTTATCTTCTAGATGAGCAGCCAAGCACTGAGATTAATGTTTCAGGCATCCCAGCAGTATGCTTAGAAAGCAATCCAGTGGGGCGCTACGTGGTTGAACGTCATGCTCCCGCTCATGAGCAGTTATTATTATCACCAGCAGCCTGGAAGCATTTTTGCTCGCGTTCAGATCACGAACACGTAATGACTGGGCCTATTGTTTACGATGGTCGTCTTGTCGGAACCTTGAACTTAGCTCGTGACAAGGGAAATCCTGCCTTTAATGGCAACGATTTAGCTGATTTAAGCGCTTTATGTATTCATTTATCAGCGAAAATGGCAACCCTACGGACAAAACCCAAAATATCCAATTCACTTTTAACAAGTCCTCTAACAGCCCGTGAGTTAGAAATTGCTGAATTGGTGGCACAGGGGTTAACGAATGCCGAAATCGGGGAAAAACTGTGGATTACGCAAAATTCTGTCAAACAAGCTTTGAAGAGGATGTTTCGCAAGTTAAAGGTTTCGGCGCGTGCAGAAATGGTGGCCAAGCTACAAGATATACAAGTTTCATAA
- a CDS encoding DUF3386 domain-containing protein, whose protein sequence is MTVTQLSAQELFRAAYENRYTWDKNFPGYTANITFKHDDKVFTGKVIITANLKAEVLDVDDESAQKAIHGQAWEIAIHRVRRSFEDTHSANTFSYGKTDETGAVELLMGGKAEGDKYKVRNNEVCHVHRLIHGTYVTIDTFSSHDTGEGYLSHRYDSVYHDPKTGEQKGGRSEFVDEYEKVGDYFILNRREIRTETAGQFSTQEFVFSDIKLLEPVAA, encoded by the coding sequence ATGACAGTTACACAACTCTCTGCTCAGGAACTTTTCCGGGCTGCTTATGAAAACCGCTATACTTGGGACAAGAATTTTCCCGGTTATACCGCAAATATTACCTTTAAGCATGATGATAAAGTGTTTACAGGCAAAGTTATCATTACTGCCAATCTGAAAGCCGAAGTCTTGGATGTAGATGACGAGTCAGCACAGAAAGCAATTCATGGTCAAGCATGGGAGATAGCAATTCACCGCGTCCGCCGCAGCTTTGAAGACACCCACAGCGCCAATACCTTTAGCTATGGAAAAACTGACGAAACTGGTGCGGTTGAGCTTTTAATGGGTGGTAAGGCTGAGGGCGATAAATACAAAGTCCGCAATAATGAAGTATGTCATGTTCACCGTCTAATCCACGGTACTTATGTAACCATAGACACCTTCAGCAGTCATGACACTGGGGAAGGCTACCTGTCCCACCGTTATGACTCTGTGTACCATGACCCTAAAACTGGGGAACAAAAGGGCGGTAGAAGCGAATTTGTTGATGAGTATGAAAAAGTTGGTGACTATTTCATCCTCAATCGTCGGGAGATTCGCACTGAGACAGCAGGACAATTTTCTACTCAAGAATTTGTTTTCTCTGACATCAAATTGTTGGAACCTGTTGCTGCTTAA
- the cobS gene encoding adenosylcobinamide-GDP ribazoletransferase, with protein MTKQQQWWEKLLLKLAASIIFYTIIPLPYLNGLDFRGVASLASFIGLIIGGILGLVDTGMDYLGMPVLTRSALVVSVWIGITGGLHLDGAMDTADGLAVGDPDRRLEVMADSATGAFGAMAAIALVILKIAALTDIAESRWLLLMAACGWGRWGQQLAIARYPYLKPTGKGAFHKQAIRSYKDLLPGLLLLFGLSGLLWLIDKQQLFLTLAMIVVGSAIATLTGAWFNHKLGGHTGDTYGAVVEWTEALFLCVLTAF; from the coding sequence ATGACGAAACAGCAACAGTGGTGGGAAAAGCTGCTGTTAAAGCTGGCAGCTAGTATTATATTTTACACAATTATTCCACTACCGTATTTGAACGGATTGGACTTTCGGGGAGTGGCAAGCCTTGCTTCGTTTATAGGGTTGATAATTGGGGGAATTTTAGGATTAGTAGATACGGGAATGGATTATCTTGGTATGCCCGTGTTAACTCGTAGTGCTTTGGTAGTAAGTGTTTGGATTGGCATCACTGGAGGATTGCACTTAGATGGGGCAATGGATACTGCCGATGGTTTGGCAGTGGGCGACCCAGATCGGCGATTGGAGGTGATGGCAGATAGTGCTACAGGTGCTTTCGGAGCAATGGCTGCGATCGCCTTGGTGATATTAAAAATAGCAGCTTTGACAGATATAGCAGAAAGCCGTTGGTTGTTGCTAATGGCTGCTTGTGGCTGGGGACGTTGGGGACAACAGCTAGCGATCGCCCGATATCCTTACCTGAAACCAACTGGCAAAGGTGCATTTCACAAACAAGCCATTCGTTCTTACAAGGATTTGTTACCGGGGCTGTTGTTGTTATTCGGTTTAAGTGGTTTACTTTGGCTGATAGATAAACAGCAACTATTTCTCACACTGGCAATGATAGTTGTTGGCAGTGCGATCGCCACTTTAACTGGTGCATGGTTCAACCACAAACTAGGTGGACACACCGGAGATACCTACGGCGCAGTCGTTGAGTGGACTGAAGCCTTATTTCTCTGCGTATTGACCGCCTTTTAA
- a CDS encoding HugZ family pyridoxamine 5'-phosphate oxidase has product MSQLENIQAEYEKFPEAFESVIISTVSAQAIPNASYAPFVMDDSKNIYIYVSGLSTHTKNIYANPHVSVLFIEDEAKSNLIFARRRLSFDCTATLIERETDKWNQIVEQFQGRFGEIVEVLRGLSDFRIFQLTPSEGRFVVGFGAAYQISGDNLHQLVQITGDGDKKQG; this is encoded by the coding sequence ATGAGTCAACTTGAAAACATTCAAGCTGAGTACGAAAAGTTTCCGGAAGCATTTGAGAGTGTAATCATTAGCACCGTGAGCGCACAGGCAATACCCAATGCTAGTTATGCTCCCTTTGTAATGGATGATTCCAAAAATATCTACATTTACGTCAGTGGTCTTTCGACTCATACCAAAAATATTTATGCCAATCCTCATGTTAGTGTCTTGTTTATCGAGGATGAAGCTAAGAGTAATCTAATTTTTGCCCGTCGTCGTTTGAGTTTTGATTGTACGGCAACTCTGATAGAGCGTGAAACTGACAAGTGGAATCAAATTGTTGAGCAATTTCAAGGGCGTTTTGGTGAAATTGTCGAAGTTTTGCGCGGCTTGTCTGACTTTCGGATTTTCCAGCTAACTCCGAGTGAAGGTCGTTTTGTAGTTGGTTTTGGGGCAGCATATCAAATCAGTGGTGATAACCTCCATCAACTTGTTCAAATCACAGGAGATGGTGACAAAAAGCAAGGTTAG
- a CDS encoding alpha/beta fold hydrolase gives MLQFQPPGFGHKVIHTSLGAMVYYTQTHAPWAIGDTEDLPPLLFLHNFGGGASAYEWSKVYPAFASDYHILAPDLIGWGESAHPVRDYQIKDYLSTIAEFIIQTCRQPVTVVASSLTAAFAIRLAIVQPNLFKALFLVSPSGFDDFGQGAGRRLPLSVINAPLLDNFIYILGAENEIAVRNFLQSFLFAKSQRVSQEMVEAYLTSAQQPNAKFAALAFLRGDLYFDLSLYIQQLTIPTFIFWGEKAQFTNIKLGQRLANLNPSAIRDFYAIADAGILPHLEIPEVFIGLLQQYIGKLGR, from the coding sequence ATGCTTCAGTTTCAACCTCCTGGCTTTGGACATAAAGTCATCCATACATCCTTGGGGGCAATGGTCTACTATACCCAAACGCATGCACCTTGGGCAATTGGTGACACTGAAGATTTACCCCCACTACTGTTTCTCCATAACTTTGGTGGTGGGGCATCTGCCTATGAATGGTCTAAAGTTTACCCAGCATTTGCTTCTGATTACCATATTTTAGCCCCCGATCTCATCGGCTGGGGAGAATCGGCCCATCCAGTCCGGGATTATCAAATTAAGGATTATCTCAGCACGATCGCAGAGTTTATCATCCAAACTTGTCGCCAACCAGTGACGGTGGTAGCCTCATCTCTGACAGCCGCTTTTGCTATCCGCCTAGCTATTGTTCAACCCAACTTATTCAAAGCATTGTTTTTGGTTTCCCCGTCTGGATTTGATGATTTTGGACAGGGTGCTGGACGCAGACTTCCGCTTTCGGTAATTAATGCACCTCTGTTAGATAATTTTATTTACATCCTTGGTGCTGAAAATGAAATTGCAGTCCGCAATTTTTTACAAAGTTTTCTGTTTGCGAAGTCACAAAGAGTATCCCAAGAGATGGTGGAGGCTTATTTAACCTCGGCACAACAACCTAATGCCAAGTTTGCTGCTTTGGCATTTTTGCGGGGCGATCTTTACTTTGATCTGAGTTTATATATTCAACAACTGACAATTCCCACATTTATTTTTTGGGGAGAAAAGGCACAATTTACCAACATCAAATTAGGGCAACGCTTGGCAAATTTAAATCCAAGTGCAATTCGAGATTTTTATGCGATCGCAGATGCCGGAATATTACCTCATTTGGAAATACCGGAAGTTTTCATTGGTTTATTGCAGCAGTATATTGGGAAATTGGGGAGATGA